One region of Flavobacterium pisciphilum genomic DNA includes:
- a CDS encoding class I SAM-dependent methyltransferase, with protein MGSNRISSSFRDPSGYIFIAGDKIKRAINPIYFEQYKALTDSRFYALLFKKKFLIPHKIEILSADQIIIESEKISFISYPYEWNFLQYKHAALLTLKIQKLCLEHNFTLKDASAFNITFHEGKPIFIDTLSFDFYKENSPWLAYKQFIMHFLGPLVLSKYYGQDQLKMLSQYLEGISLQKLSKLLPAKSYLSPTLLSNIHLLAKYDSKFESDKKKVVSNLPKASQIKLLDGLYDYIENLTINENTEWDHYYNQTNYNGASYDFKKTYTKDWFLSIKGKSLIDIGGNDGTFSRVLKDMATFIIVADVDSNAVEQNYRQVLKNKEKNILPLVTDVLNPTANYGFNNQERLSFIDRIKELKFDGCLALAVIHHITLSGNIPFEFSAQFFSKMASNLLIEFPTRSDSWVQFLLDSKRDFKDHFDFYNEENFEKEYSVYFEILKKERIISSERILYSMKRLQ; from the coding sequence ATGGGATCAAATAGAATTTCTTCATCTTTTAGGGACCCATCAGGTTATATTTTTATAGCTGGAGACAAAATAAAAAGAGCAATAAATCCAATTTATTTTGAGCAATACAAAGCTTTAACTGATAGCAGGTTTTATGCTCTTCTTTTTAAAAAGAAATTCCTAATTCCTCATAAAATCGAAATTTTATCTGCTGATCAAATAATTATTGAATCAGAAAAAATATCTTTTATAAGTTATCCTTATGAATGGAACTTTCTACAATACAAACATGCTGCTTTATTGACGTTAAAGATCCAGAAGTTATGTTTGGAGCATAATTTTACATTGAAGGATGCTTCAGCTTTCAATATTACTTTTCATGAAGGGAAACCTATTTTTATAGATACTTTATCATTTGATTTCTATAAGGAAAATAGTCCTTGGCTAGCTTACAAACAATTTATAATGCACTTCTTAGGGCCATTGGTTTTATCTAAATATTATGGACAAGACCAGTTAAAAATGCTGTCTCAATATTTAGAAGGTATTTCGTTACAAAAATTGTCTAAGTTATTACCAGCTAAAAGCTATTTAAGTCCAACATTGTTGAGTAATATTCACTTGTTGGCAAAATATGATTCAAAATTCGAATCAGATAAAAAAAAAGTAGTTAGCAATTTACCCAAAGCTTCTCAAATTAAATTGTTAGACGGTCTTTATGACTATATAGAAAATTTAACTATAAATGAAAATACTGAGTGGGATCATTATTATAACCAAACAAATTATAATGGAGCATCCTATGATTTTAAAAAGACTTATACAAAAGATTGGTTTCTATCTATAAAAGGGAAATCATTAATTGACATAGGAGGTAATGATGGAACATTTTCCAGAGTTTTGAAAGATATGGCAACCTTTATTATTGTTGCTGATGTTGATTCTAATGCAGTGGAACAAAATTACCGACAAGTATTAAAAAATAAAGAAAAAAACATTCTTCCTCTTGTTACAGATGTCTTAAATCCTACTGCTAATTATGGATTTAATAACCAAGAACGACTTTCATTTATTGATAGAATTAAAGAATTAAAGTTTGATGGCTGTTTAGCTCTTGCAGTGATTCATCATATAACATTGTCAGGGAATATTCCATTTGAATTTTCAGCACAGTTTTTTTCAAAAATGGCTTCAAATTTATTAATTGAATTTCCTACAAGATCGGATTCTTGGGTACAGTTTTTACTTGATAGTAAAAGAGATTTTAAAGATCATTTTGATTTTTATAACGAAGAAAATTTTGAGAAAGAGTATAGTGTATATTTTGAAATACTAAAGAAAGAAAGGATTATATCTTCCGAAAGAATTCTATATAGTATGAAGCGCCTTCAATAA
- a CDS encoding glycosyltransferase family protein: MKILLLGEYSALHSTLAEGLRILGHDVTVASDGCKWMKNDRDINLFRHGYDFYNSIKYLRRIHNTFKKFRGYDIVQINNPSFLDLKIERNLHFYRFLLKNNAKVFLGAFGTDYFWEKLCIENKTLKYSDLFIGKKPLDIYNCEWIGNQFQDANVEVAETCNGIISCLYEYYKAYEPYYKNKLGYIPLPINTNLLQYKQKVIQEDKIKFFIGIQKLKSKLKGTDLFLEEIMKIKEAYPKEVLINKVTSLPWMEYVKIMSESDVILDQLYSYTPGMNGLIGMAQGLVLVGGGEPEMYELLKENNNYPIVNVFPSKEDIYTKLETLIQNRKDIPEISSNSRKFVELHHNYVQVAQQYVDFWNSK; encoded by the coding sequence ATGAAAATTCTTTTATTAGGTGAGTACAGTGCTCTACATTCTACATTAGCAGAAGGGTTAAGGATATTAGGACATGATGTTACCGTAGCTTCTGATGGATGTAAATGGATGAAAAATGATAGAGATATTAATTTGTTCCGCCATGGATATGATTTTTATAACTCGATTAAATACCTAAGAAGAATACATAATACTTTTAAAAAATTTAGAGGTTATGATATTGTACAGATTAATAACCCTTCATTTTTAGATTTAAAGATTGAGAGAAATCTTCATTTTTATAGATTTTTATTGAAAAATAATGCGAAAGTTTTTTTAGGGGCATTTGGGACTGATTATTTTTGGGAGAAACTATGTATAGAAAATAAAACACTTAAATATTCCGATTTATTTATTGGGAAAAAACCTCTTGATATTTATAATTGTGAGTGGATAGGAAATCAATTTCAAGATGCAAATGTTGAAGTCGCAGAAACATGTAATGGCATAATTTCTTGTTTGTATGAGTATTATAAAGCATATGAACCTTATTATAAAAATAAATTAGGATATATTCCCTTACCTATTAATACTAATTTACTTCAGTATAAGCAAAAAGTAATTCAAGAGGATAAAATCAAATTTTTTATTGGTATTCAAAAACTTAAATCAAAACTGAAAGGCACTGATTTATTTCTTGAAGAAATAATGAAAATTAAGGAGGCTTATCCCAAAGAAGTTCTGATAAATAAAGTCACTTCTCTACCTTGGATGGAATATGTGAAAATAATGTCAGAATCAGATGTTATATTAGATCAACTCTATTCTTATACTCCTGGAATGAATGGTTTGATTGGTATGGCGCAAGGTTTGGTTTTGGTAGGTGGAGGAGAACCAGAAATGTATGAGTTGTTGAAGGAAAATAATAATTATCCAATTGTTAATGTATTTCCTTCGAAAGAAGATATTTATACTAAATTAGAAACACTAATACAAAATAGAAAGGATATTCCGGAAATTTCAAGCAATAGTAGAAAATTTGTAGAACTACATCATAATTATGTTCAAGTAGCTCAACAATATGTTGATTTTTGGAATAGTAAATAG
- a CDS encoding glycosyltransferase family A protein: protein MNQDSLDFLVPMFPFLHFSNFSILIINQTQNEKILTSNYSKVRVINSFEKGLVKSRNLALDNAVGKILVIADDDIVYQEGFLAKIINSYHKFPEAAVVIFSVINSNGDLIKKYPSGSKVNLGILDVLNVSSIEMTLNKTIIDASKIRFDEKFGLGGAFEMGEEAVFLSDLKENGQLLIFDSQIIVKHESQTSSEKINITNKYYIQGAVFSRIFKKKYIFWIFIKLFFDLKQNKIQFKKIKTAFKSAKEGHEKFEITRHENK from the coding sequence ATGAATCAAGATTCATTAGATTTTTTAGTTCCAATGTTTCCGTTTTTACATTTTTCTAATTTTTCAATTTTAATAATTAATCAGACTCAAAATGAGAAAATTTTAACTTCTAATTATTCTAAGGTAAGAGTTATAAACTCGTTTGAAAAAGGTTTGGTAAAAAGTAGAAATTTGGCTCTTGATAATGCTGTTGGAAAAATTCTTGTCATTGCTGACGATGACATTGTTTATCAGGAAGGATTTTTAGCTAAAATAATAAATTCGTATCATAAATTCCCTGAAGCGGCAGTAGTGATTTTTTCAGTGATAAATTCAAATGGAGATTTAATTAAGAAATATCCTTCTGGTTCTAAAGTTAACTTAGGTATCTTAGATGTACTTAATGTGAGCTCAATAGAAATGACATTAAATAAAACGATTATTGATGCATCTAAAATTCGATTTGATGAAAAATTTGGTTTAGGTGGAGCTTTCGAAATGGGTGAAGAAGCAGTTTTTTTATCTGATTTAAAAGAAAATGGTCAATTGCTTATTTTTGACTCACAAATAATTGTAAAACATGAAAGTCAAACTTCTTCAGAAAAGATAAATATAACTAATAAATATTATATTCAAGGTGCAGTATTTTCAAGAATATTTAAAAAGAAATATATTTTTTGGATTTTTATCAAATTGTTTTTTGATCTAAAACAGAATAAAATACAATTTAAAAAAATTAAAACCGCTTTTAAAAGTGCAAAAGAGGGACATGAAAAATTTGAAATAACAAGACATGAAAATAAATAA
- a CDS encoding sugar 3,4-ketoisomerase translates to MKINNKGIQIISIPKIEERRGNLSVIENDTVPFDIKRVYYLYDVPSGAERGGHAHKNLKQFLIALSGSFDVVLKDGKESMTVTLNKPFEGLLINPGIWRELQNFSSGSVCLVVASEVYIEADYIRDFEEFVNYSIRK, encoded by the coding sequence ATGAAAATAAATAATAAGGGGATACAAATTATTTCAATTCCTAAAATAGAGGAGAGAAGAGGCAACCTTTCAGTAATAGAAAATGATACTGTTCCCTTTGATATTAAAAGGGTTTATTATTTATATGATGTACCAAGTGGAGCTGAACGTGGAGGGCACGCACATAAAAATCTAAAACAATTTTTGATTGCATTAAGTGGTAGTTTTGACGTAGTTTTAAAAGATGGAAAAGAGTCAATGACCGTAACTTTGAATAAGCCATTTGAAGGTTTGTTAATTAATCCTGGGATTTGGAGGGAACTACAAAATTTTTCTTCAGGTTCTGTTTGTTTAGTTGTAGCTTCGGAAGTTTATATTGAAGCCGATTATATAAGAGATTTTGAGGAATTTGTAAATTATTCTATTCGTAAATAG
- a CDS encoding glycosyltransferase family 2 protein, with protein MAFFSVIIPLYNKADYIENTIKSVLDQTFTDYEIIIINDGSTDNSVTRVLEFNDSRIQLYNQKNQGVSVARNSGIEKSKGKLITFLDADDYWFPNHLETLFKLYNNFPNCGIYCSRYKIKTISKQFVIPHHNGIENSFSGIIEDYFYSNSPFRTTWTSSLAIPKEILLKFGSFTPGVTNGEDLELWTKIGIHYSVAISNRITAVYNYNTPNSLSKKSINTMKLMDFEPFKTAESQNSSLKKFLDLYRIEYGLRYYIFGYTDKKNFYLKNIDAKNINLKIRFLLNLPSSSLRILFKVKNYLKKTGLYFSIYE; from the coding sequence ATGGCATTTTTTTCTGTAATTATTCCATTATACAATAAAGCTGATTATATTGAAAACACTATAAAAAGTGTTCTTGATCAGACTTTTACAGATTATGAAATTATCATCATAAACGATGGATCTACAGACAATAGCGTAACAAGAGTTCTGGAATTTAATGACAGTCGTATACAGCTTTACAATCAAAAAAATCAAGGTGTTTCTGTTGCTAGAAATTCAGGAATCGAAAAATCTAAAGGAAAACTAATTACTTTTCTTGATGCAGACGACTATTGGTTTCCTAATCACTTAGAAACTTTATTTAAATTATATAATAATTTCCCAAATTGTGGTATTTATTGTTCTCGCTATAAAATCAAAACAATATCTAAACAATTTGTAATTCCTCATCACAATGGAATCGAAAATTCATTTTCAGGAATTATTGAAGATTATTTCTATTCGAATTCTCCATTTCGAACAACATGGACTTCAAGCTTAGCAATTCCAAAAGAAATTCTATTGAAATTTGGCAGTTTTACCCCTGGAGTTACAAATGGTGAAGATTTAGAATTGTGGACTAAAATCGGTATTCATTACTCTGTAGCAATAAGTAATAGGATTACAGCCGTTTATAACTACAATACTCCCAACAGCTTATCAAAGAAGAGCATTAATACAATGAAATTAATGGATTTTGAACCGTTCAAAACTGCTGAGAGTCAAAACTCATCACTGAAAAAATTCTTAGATTTATATAGAATTGAATACGGGTTACGTTATTATATATTTGGATATACAGACAAAAAAAACTTTTATCTAAAAAATATTGATGCAAAAAATATTAATTTAAAGATTCGATTTTTATTAAACCTCCCTTCTTCTTCTTTACGCATCCTTTTTAAAGTAAAAAATTATCTAAAAAAAACTGGTCTGTACTTTTCTATTTACGAATAG
- a CDS encoding glycosyltransferase family 2 protein, protein MLSILIPVYNYNVSSLVEALHKQCLESKIEFEIICQDDGSNSILNKDNEKINLLENCFFISLDKNIGRGGNINSLARKAKHNWLLILDCDTFPAQNNFIKRYLDIITNTEENIAFGGILYENKKPQEEQYLRWIYGQKRETKSILTSNLLIKRNIFIQYPFDEVITKYGYEDLCFFSVLKSNHFEILCIENPTYHLNLETSIIFLNKTKTALENLILLYNSKKITSEESKILKSFDFIKKLRITPFSAFLFRKNQAKMELNLLSQKPSLFLFDLYKLGYYCNLKK, encoded by the coding sequence ATGCTTTCGATTCTAATTCCTGTTTATAATTATAATGTTTCTTCTCTAGTTGAAGCACTACATAAACAATGTTTAGAATCTAAAATAGAGTTCGAGATAATTTGCCAAGATGATGGATCTAATTCTATATTGAATAAAGACAATGAAAAAATAAATTTACTCGAAAATTGTTTTTTTATTTCTTTAGATAAAAATATTGGTAGAGGAGGAAATATTAATTCATTAGCTCGAAAAGCAAAACACAATTGGCTTCTTATTTTAGACTGTGACACATTTCCTGCTCAAAATAATTTTATAAAACGATATTTAGATATCATTACAAATACAGAAGAAAACATCGCTTTTGGAGGGATTCTTTATGAGAATAAAAAACCTCAAGAGGAGCAGTATTTACGATGGATTTATGGACAGAAAAGAGAAACCAAATCAATTCTAACCTCAAATTTATTAATAAAAAGAAACATTTTTATTCAATATCCTTTTGATGAAGTTATTACAAAATATGGCTATGAAGATTTGTGCTTTTTCTCCGTTTTAAAATCAAATCATTTTGAAATTTTATGCATTGAAAACCCCACATATCATTTAAATTTAGAAACTTCAATCATATTTCTAAACAAAACCAAAACAGCCTTAGAAAACCTGATATTACTTTATAATTCAAAGAAAATAACTTCTGAAGAAAGTAAAATACTTAAATCTTTTGATTTTATAAAAAAACTCAGAATAACTCCTTTTTCAGCCTTTCTATTCAGAAAAAATCAAGCAAAAATGGAATTAAATTTACTTTCTCAAAAACCTTCTTTATTTTTATTTGACCTTTATAAATTAGGCTATTATTGTAATTTAAAAAAATAA
- a CDS encoding cell division ATP-binding protein FtsE — MSQTVLSLKDVTIYQEGRKILSHVNLEVKHGEFLYIIGKTGSGKSSFMKTLYGDLPLTEGEGHIVDFDLATLKENDIPYLRRKIGIVFQDFKLLPDRTVNDNMLFVLKATGWTDKEGMERKIDEVLDKVGMKEFTQKMPHQLSGGEQQRVAIARALLNDPEFILADEPTGNLDPQTSSEVLEVLRNINALGKTIIMATHDYALLMKFPSKTLKCEDARIFEVVQRTV; from the coding sequence AAGAAGGAAGAAAAATTTTATCTCATGTAAATTTAGAAGTAAAGCATGGTGAATTTCTTTATATCATCGGAAAAACAGGTTCAGGAAAAAGTAGTTTCATGAAAACTTTATATGGTGACTTACCATTAACAGAAGGAGAAGGTCACATTGTTGACTTTGATTTGGCTACCCTAAAAGAAAATGATATTCCTTATTTGAGACGTAAGATTGGAATCGTATTTCAAGACTTCAAATTACTTCCAGATAGAACTGTAAATGACAATATGCTTTTTGTTCTAAAAGCTACTGGATGGACAGACAAAGAAGGAATGGAACGCAAAATAGATGAAGTTCTAGATAAAGTTGGTATGAAAGAGTTTACTCAAAAAATGCCACATCAGCTTTCTGGGGGGGAACAACAACGTGTTGCAATTGCAAGAGCTTTACTTAATGATCCTGAGTTTATCCTTGCTGATGAACCTACAGGAAACTTAGATCCACAAACAAGTTCTGAAGTTCTTGAGGTTTTGAGAAACATCAACGCACTTGGAAAAACTATTATCATGGCAACGCATGATTATGCATTATTAATGAAATTCCCTTCGAAAACATTAAAATGTGAAGATGCTAGAATTTTTGAAGTAGTTCAGAGAACAGTGTAA